One Gemmatimonadota bacterium genomic region harbors:
- a CDS encoding S9 family peptidase — protein sequence MTLMSRAALLVALAATVAQGQSPRPVLSAEEVTSIRSVVGGIAQWYPDGSRLLIGGALGGSDLWSIPAAGGFPQSLSARLGETAFLQSNQVKFSPDGQWIAYLAQGQNATELFVRSVANGRATQVTRLGARINSYAWAPDSRRLALAGDKYGSFDIWVASLEGAITRLTSDTRYEVFPAWTPDGRSVVYVRLDERWLDHDVLELPAAGGGTPRLIVSDTDFFDYQAGGTFGYPLVSPDGSQLLFRSHRSGWVNYWSVPMRGGTPRRLAAEAANQSGARFAPDGKSVLYLSLFNGMQDLRVVPSAGGTPQVIAKPAEMGLVNNAEWSPNGLEISYTLETPVDPADLFVVARTGGTPRQLTRSAGPAHIANALIRPKKVTYKTKDGFTIPAYLYEPVLAAGAKAPGILYIHGGPTAQFSDTYQAEVQYLAMRGYAVLLPNIRGSSGYGKAFEDANNACWGRCDLVDVTAGTDFLRTLSYVDGERMGITGTSYGGCMSLAAAAFAPGVFQAAVAVSGYGDWFHMIQEQEMRHLKLVEYEFGPLPQADAVYRASSPIFNIRDIQTPIMLLHGTGIPLPRSEASRIFAERLEMAYKPFVYKTYPNENYYVRRRENLITMYGDIASYFDQHLKHGRTAAAPAGSP from the coding sequence ATGACGCTGATGAGTCGCGCCGCCCTGCTCGTCGCCCTGGCCGCCACCGTGGCGCAGGGCCAGTCGCCCCGCCCGGTCCTCAGTGCCGAAGAGGTGACCTCCATCCGGTCTGTTGTCGGAGGGATCGCGCAGTGGTACCCCGACGGGTCGCGCCTGCTAATTGGCGGCGCGTTAGGCGGATCCGACCTGTGGTCGATCCCCGCAGCGGGAGGCTTTCCCCAGTCACTGAGTGCCCGCCTGGGCGAAACGGCCTTCCTGCAGTCCAACCAGGTGAAGTTCTCCCCGGACGGCCAGTGGATCGCCTACCTGGCGCAGGGCCAGAACGCGACCGAACTCTTCGTGCGGTCGGTAGCGAACGGGCGCGCCACGCAGGTCACGCGTCTCGGCGCACGGATCAACTCCTATGCCTGGGCACCGGACAGTCGTCGCTTGGCGCTCGCGGGTGACAAGTATGGGTCGTTCGACATCTGGGTCGCCTCGCTCGAGGGCGCGATCACGCGCCTGACGAGTGATACCCGCTACGAGGTCTTCCCCGCCTGGACCCCGGACGGTCGCTCGGTGGTGTACGTCCGCCTCGACGAACGCTGGCTCGATCACGACGTGCTGGAGCTCCCTGCAGCGGGCGGCGGCACGCCACGACTGATCGTGTCCGACACCGACTTCTTCGACTACCAGGCGGGGGGCACCTTCGGGTACCCGCTGGTCTCGCCTGACGGCTCGCAGCTCCTCTTCCGGTCGCATCGCAGCGGGTGGGTAAACTATTGGTCGGTGCCGATGCGTGGCGGCACTCCGCGCCGGCTCGCTGCTGAGGCCGCCAATCAAAGCGGGGCGCGATTTGCGCCGGACGGCAAGTCGGTGCTGTACCTGTCGCTGTTTAACGGGATGCAGGACCTCCGAGTGGTGCCGTCCGCTGGCGGCACCCCACAGGTCATCGCGAAGCCCGCCGAGATGGGGCTAGTGAACAATGCCGAGTGGTCGCCGAACGGGTTGGAGATCAGCTACACGCTGGAAACCCCGGTGGATCCCGCCGACCTCTTTGTGGTGGCGCGGACCGGCGGAACGCCTCGGCAGCTGACCCGCTCCGCGGGACCCGCGCATATCGCCAACGCGTTGATCCGCCCGAAAAAGGTGACCTACAAGACGAAAGACGGCTTCACGATCCCGGCCTACCTCTACGAGCCGGTGCTCGCGGCCGGCGCGAAGGCGCCCGGTATCCTCTATATCCACGGCGGACCCACGGCGCAGTTCAGCGATACCTACCAGGCGGAGGTCCAGTACCTTGCGATGCGCGGCTACGCCGTGTTGTTGCCGAACATTCGCGGCAGCTCGGGCTACGGCAAGGCGTTCGAGGATGCCAACAACGCCTGCTGGGGCCGATGCGACCTGGTCGATGTCACCGCGGGGACCGACTTCCTTCGCACGCTCTCCTACGTTGACGGCGAACGGATGGGCATCACAGGGACGAGCTACGGCGGCTGCATGAGCCTTGCTGCGGCGGCCTTCGCTCCGGGCGTGTTCCAGGCCGCAGTCGCGGTCTCTGGCTATGGTGACTGGTTCCACATGATCCAGGAGCAGGAGATGCGGCACCTGAAGCTGGTGGAGTACGAGTTCGGGCCGCTTCCGCAGGCGGACGCCGTGTACCGGGCCTCGTCGCCGATCTTCAACATCCGCGACATCCAGACGCCGATCATGCTCCTGCACGGGACCGGCATTCCACTCCCGCGATCGGAGGCGTCGCGGATTTTCGCCGAGCGACTCGAAATGGCCTACAAGCCGTTTGTCTACAAGACGTATCCGAACGAGAACTACTATGTCCGCCGTCGTGAGAACCTTATCACGATGTACGGCGACATCGCGAGCTACTTCGACCAGCACCTCAAGCATGGTCGGACGGCCGCCGCCCCCGCCGGGAGTCCGTGA
- a CDS encoding membrane dipeptidase gives MDLTRRQAVSRLGVGMLAAPAILRGRFDLFATGQEYSARAIRLVQETTVVDLLNQFRFADFSEKPPKSELWLTKARSMTAADYEAYRTSGYRVIALGHGANDYAQAVQWHAQWNGFLAEYSDWFMRIDDASDFEAVRRNGKVGIMLTFQNSDHFRSPADVDTFFAMGQRLSQLTYNYQNRIGSGFLEQRDGGLTVFGGQIVERMNAVGMAVDVSHCADRTTLDALDISKRPVVFSHASCRGLVADHARAKTDEAIQKMARSGGVMGIPFLRMMVHANEPVTVEHVLDHFDYVAKLVGVEHLAVGSDMDLVGNPNPVNGPGAGNPATPNFERYKLHIGSSGEWLLTIKGLDHPKRTFDLAEGLIRRRYTDDQIKGILGGNAVRVLSSIWKG, from the coding sequence ATGGACCTCACACGTCGCCAGGCGGTCAGCCGACTTGGGGTCGGGATGCTCGCCGCTCCCGCCATCCTCCGCGGCCGCTTTGACCTCTTCGCGACCGGTCAGGAATACTCCGCGCGCGCCATCCGGCTGGTGCAGGAGACGACCGTCGTCGACCTACTCAACCAGTTCCGCTTCGCCGACTTCAGCGAGAAACCGCCAAAGAGCGAACTGTGGCTTACGAAAGCGCGCTCCATGACCGCAGCGGACTACGAGGCGTATCGCACGAGCGGGTACCGGGTCATCGCCCTCGGCCACGGCGCCAATGACTACGCGCAGGCCGTGCAGTGGCATGCGCAGTGGAACGGCTTCCTCGCTGAGTACAGCGATTGGTTCATGCGCATCGACGACGCCAGTGACTTCGAGGCCGTGCGGCGCAACGGAAAGGTGGGGATCATGCTCACCTTCCAGAACTCGGATCATTTCCGCTCACCAGCCGACGTCGACACGTTCTTCGCGATGGGGCAGCGGCTCTCGCAGCTCACCTACAACTACCAGAATCGCATCGGCAGCGGGTTCCTGGAGCAACGCGACGGCGGGCTCACGGTGTTTGGCGGGCAGATCGTGGAACGGATGAACGCCGTGGGGATGGCCGTGGATGTCTCCCACTGCGCCGACCGGACCACGCTCGATGCGCTCGACATCTCGAAGCGCCCGGTGGTCTTCTCCCACGCCAGCTGTCGCGGGTTGGTCGCGGACCACGCGCGTGCCAAGACGGACGAAGCCATCCAGAAGATGGCGCGTTCGGGTGGTGTGATGGGGATCCCGTTCCTGCGGATGATGGTGCACGCCAACGAACCCGTGACCGTCGAGCACGTGCTTGACCACTTCGACTACGTCGCGAAGCTCGTTGGCGTCGAGCATCTCGCCGTCGGCAGTGACATGGACCTGGTCGGGAATCCCAACCCCGTGAATGGGCCGGGTGCAGGAAATCCCGCCACCCCGAACTTCGAGCGCTACAAGCTGCACATTGGCTCGAGCGGCGAGTGGTTGCTCACGATCAAGGGCCTCGACCACCCCAAGCGCACCTTTGACCTCGCGGAAGGGTTGATCCGCCGGCGCTACACCGATGACCAGATCAAGGGCATCCTGGGGGGCAACGCCGTGCGCGTCCTCTCGTCGATCTGGAAGGGCTGA
- a CDS encoding alpha-hydroxy-acid oxidizing protein: MFHYIDGGADNEWTLARNTTAFDDYELVPHYLRDVSTIDCSTRLLGQDVKLPFFLAPTGMSRLFHHEAEPGVARAAQAAGMWYTLSTMGTTRIEEIGALGAGPWMYQVYILKDRELTREFVQRCKAAKYQALCLTVDTPLAGNRERDRVTGMILPPRFTLSSFLSFAMHPRWAFHLLRNPDFQIANVTHRVDVLSRSTVSLIDYVNSQFDRTVTWDDVAWLAKEWGGPFVLKGIQAPSDAKRAVDVGATAIMISNHGGRQLDGAPAPVDGVAAMREAVGDALELIVDGGIRRGTHILKALALGANACSIGKAYLYGLAAGGQRGVERAIALLKAEVERDMALLGVRSLKELGRHHVQALRRGAS; the protein is encoded by the coding sequence ATGTTCCATTACATCGACGGCGGCGCCGACAACGAGTGGACCCTGGCGCGCAACACGACCGCGTTCGACGACTACGAGCTGGTCCCGCACTACCTGCGCGACGTCAGCACGATTGATTGCTCTACCCGGCTGCTCGGGCAGGACGTCAAGCTCCCGTTCTTCCTCGCTCCGACCGGGATGTCACGCCTCTTCCATCACGAGGCAGAGCCGGGGGTGGCGCGGGCGGCGCAGGCAGCCGGGATGTGGTATACCCTCTCGACGATGGGCACCACGCGCATCGAGGAGATCGGCGCCCTGGGCGCCGGGCCCTGGATGTACCAGGTCTACATCCTCAAGGATCGTGAGTTGACGCGCGAGTTCGTGCAGCGCTGCAAGGCGGCGAAGTACCAGGCGTTGTGCCTGACCGTGGACACGCCACTCGCCGGCAACCGCGAGCGTGACCGCGTCACCGGGATGATCCTGCCGCCGCGCTTCACGCTCAGCAGCTTCCTGTCGTTTGCCATGCACCCGCGATGGGCGTTTCACCTGCTCCGCAACCCGGACTTCCAGATCGCTAATGTCACCCATCGCGTCGACGTGCTCTCGCGCTCGACGGTGTCCCTGATCGACTACGTCAACAGCCAGTTCGATCGCACGGTCACCTGGGACGATGTGGCGTGGCTGGCGAAGGAGTGGGGTGGGCCGTTCGTCCTCAAGGGGATCCAGGCGCCGAGCGATGCGAAGCGCGCCGTGGACGTGGGGGCAACCGCGATCATGATCTCCAACCATGGTGGCCGCCAGCTCGATGGTGCCCCCGCCCCGGTCGACGGTGTCGCCGCGATGCGCGAAGCGGTCGGCGATGCGCTCGAGCTCATCGTCGACGGCGGCATCCGCCGCGGCACGCACATCCTCAAGGCGCTCGCGCTCGGCGCCAACGCCTGCTCGATCGGCAAAGCGTACCTCTATGGTTTGGCAGCGGGTGGACAGCGTGGGGTGGAGCGGGCGATCGCCTTGCTCAAGGCCGAGGTGGAGCGCGACATGGCCCTGCTTGGCGTACGATCGCTGAAGGAACTGGGAAGACATCACGTGCAGGCGCTGCGCCGCGGCGCTTCCTGA
- a CDS encoding RagB/SusD family nutrient uptake outer membrane protein has translation MRILTSRIAGRSLLAPLALTAALGCGELDILNTNAPTLETLTGAPTRAVLARAATGIFSQAYNDVATEVTVYALYGREGYNLLGNDPRETQEQFRGPPDPTGRHSANWIGPYQTIRTVNTYLKALPAAAGMTPAEVKASQGFAKTVKAWMLHRVAVRTGALGVPIDVDQELGGAPAPFVSFATALQAATTLMDEAYADLLAGGAAFPFTVAPGYTGFNTPATFARFNRALAAKMYVHRATFVNCTACWAQASTAMGLSFVTDAGLPASLATGVLYQYSTAANEPTNPVTELLTSQRYWVHPSIVNGAQSNAGVPDRRLTTKVRAAGRTLNLNDLVGTHKPVMYNSATDPTQANLGAAIPWINNEELLLLRAEIRWFTGAQAGAVSDINLVRQHAGGLGAAAVTAASSNADFITELLYNRTYSLMWTQGTRWIDARRHGRTTSLPLDRPGDIIYPNMIVPAAECDARRLPTPCTPLTS, from the coding sequence ATGCGCATCCTGACATCACGCATCGCGGGCCGTAGCCTCCTGGCTCCCCTGGCCCTGACCGCAGCCCTGGGCTGCGGCGAACTCGACATCCTCAATACCAATGCCCCGACGCTCGAGACGTTGACGGGCGCTCCCACCCGCGCCGTCCTCGCGCGCGCGGCGACCGGGATTTTCTCGCAGGCCTACAACGATGTGGCAACCGAGGTGACGGTCTATGCGCTGTATGGGCGCGAAGGCTACAACCTCCTCGGCAACGACCCGCGCGAGACGCAGGAACAGTTCCGCGGACCGCCAGACCCGACCGGGCGGCACTCGGCCAACTGGATTGGACCCTACCAGACCATCCGGACGGTCAACACCTACCTCAAGGCTCTTCCTGCCGCCGCGGGGATGACCCCGGCCGAGGTGAAGGCCTCGCAGGGCTTCGCCAAGACGGTGAAGGCCTGGATGCTGCACCGCGTCGCGGTACGCACCGGGGCATTGGGGGTTCCGATCGACGTGGACCAGGAACTCGGTGGTGCGCCGGCCCCCTTCGTGAGCTTTGCGACCGCGCTGCAGGCGGCGACGACGCTCATGGACGAGGCGTACGCGGACCTCCTCGCCGGCGGGGCGGCCTTCCCGTTCACGGTGGCGCCCGGGTACACCGGGTTCAACACCCCGGCGACCTTTGCCCGCTTCAACCGCGCCCTCGCGGCGAAGATGTACGTGCACCGTGCGACGTTCGTGAACTGCACCGCGTGCTGGGCGCAGGCCTCAACGGCGATGGGACTCTCGTTTGTCACCGATGCCGGGCTCCCGGCGTCACTGGCGACCGGGGTGCTCTATCAGTACTCGACCGCCGCCAACGAGCCGACCAACCCGGTGACCGAGCTGCTGACGTCGCAGCGCTACTGGGTGCACCCCTCGATCGTCAATGGGGCGCAGTCCAATGCAGGGGTTCCGGATCGCCGACTCACCACCAAGGTGCGGGCGGCGGGCCGGACGCTCAACCTCAATGACCTCGTCGGGACGCACAAACCGGTCATGTACAACTCCGCGACTGACCCGACGCAGGCGAACCTGGGTGCGGCGATCCCGTGGATCAACAACGAGGAGCTGCTCCTGCTCCGCGCCGAGATCCGCTGGTTCACCGGCGCGCAGGCGGGCGCGGTGTCCGACATCAACCTCGTCCGGCAACACGCGGGTGGGTTGGGTGCCGCCGCGGTGACCGCTGCCAGCTCGAACGCTGACTTCATCACCGAGCTGCTGTACAACCGGACGTACTCGCTGATGTGGACGCAGGGCACGCGCTGGATCGACGCCCGCCGTCACGGGCGCACGACCTCGCTGCCGCTCGATCGTCCGGGGGACATCATCTACCCGAACATGATCGTGCCGGCCGCGGAGTGCGATGCACGCCGTCTGCCAACCCCGTGCACGCCGCTCACGAGCTAA
- a CDS encoding SusC/RagA family TonB-linked outer membrane protein codes for MLFRLHRWRSVLATLTLIPVALSAQERRVTGTITRQGVGTPLDGAEVAVIGPTRGQTVRSDAEGRYAIQVPAGEVRLQVRLIGYKRVEFTLPAGQATADFNLAQDIFKLNEVVVSGQATTIERRSATTSVSLVTADELKRVPVPTVEASLTGKITGVNLQSNSGAPGGGIQMQIRGNNTVLGGFDPLYVVDGVIYSNAVVPGGRGFTNNAANAALEADAVNRLADLNPNDIASIEVLKGASASSIYGSKAANGVVVITTTRGQSGAPRFNVTQRVGRFDPLRLMQHRRWTQDSAVARYGAGVAQYFAGNSSPFFDNPAAIYSNRDPSYETVVDVSGGNANTKYFISGNWKNDEGIELNTGAGKQGLRVNVDQTFGSTVDFRVSSVFNRNTNQRGWNNNCNNYGCHGYALTYIPSFINLAARNPDGTFNPVGIGPAGNSNTLFLSEIGVNDEETNRFTGGASFGWTPNIGGGQTLRLVAGGGIDAFDQRNNVWSPNDLFHERVQALPGESVESGGRSKFFNYNLNAIHTGTFFGLNLTTSAGFQYEDRQLNTFSIRTQNLLPGQRNVNQGTNITATENLTQERTIAAYASEEVRLLNERLLVRGGVRAERSSVMGDVDQYYVFPNVSSSYRFENVFGPGSDVKLRAAYGETGNQPLFGQKFTNLLTPQLGGQQGIAVSTLAGFPGVEPERLKEIEGGAEGSLFNERFTWELTYFNRNTTNLLLNRVPEPSSGFATQVFNGGKIRNWGYEAGIGFTPIQTGTMTWVSRTTFTHYDSKVEDLAGLPPFFPAASGFGNLGRTRVEKGKQITAIVGFDFDAQGNRAAAISQLGNSAPDFRMGFSNDLSWKRFSLNTVVDWQQGGSVINLTEYLQDDGRTSEDWGSPAWAKRYDGYLKGVIAPYIEDASFVKVREISVNYDLPQSVYGRLNGVKNARIGFAARNAFMFAGYRGLDPEVANFGSAAIRNNLDITPYPPSRNLLLNISLGF; via the coding sequence ATGCTGTTTCGTTTGCATCGGTGGCGATCTGTGCTCGCCACTCTCACCCTCATTCCCGTTGCACTGAGCGCGCAGGAGCGGCGCGTGACGGGAACGATCACCCGACAAGGTGTCGGGACACCGCTTGACGGTGCGGAGGTCGCGGTCATCGGCCCCACGCGCGGACAGACGGTTCGCAGCGACGCCGAAGGTCGGTATGCCATCCAGGTGCCTGCCGGTGAGGTCCGGCTGCAGGTGCGCCTGATCGGTTACAAGCGGGTGGAGTTCACGTTGCCTGCCGGCCAGGCGACCGCTGACTTCAACCTCGCCCAGGACATCTTTAAGCTGAACGAAGTGGTCGTGTCCGGTCAGGCGACGACGATCGAACGACGCAGCGCCACGACCTCGGTGTCCCTGGTCACGGCGGATGAACTCAAGCGCGTCCCGGTGCCGACGGTCGAGGCCTCGCTGACCGGCAAGATCACCGGCGTCAACCTACAGTCGAACTCTGGCGCCCCGGGTGGCGGTATCCAGATGCAGATTCGCGGCAACAACACGGTGCTGGGCGGCTTTGATCCGCTCTACGTCGTGGACGGCGTGATCTACTCCAACGCCGTGGTGCCTGGCGGTCGCGGCTTTACCAACAACGCAGCGAACGCCGCGCTCGAGGCGGACGCGGTCAACCGCCTCGCCGACCTCAACCCGAACGACATCGCGAGCATCGAGGTCCTCAAGGGTGCCTCGGCCTCGTCGATTTACGGGTCGAAGGCAGCGAACGGCGTGGTGGTGATCACGACGACCCGCGGTCAGAGCGGGGCTCCGCGCTTCAACGTGACGCAGCGCGTCGGGCGCTTCGATCCCCTGCGCCTCATGCAGCACCGCCGCTGGACCCAGGATTCTGCCGTGGCGCGATACGGCGCCGGCGTGGCGCAGTACTTCGCCGGCAACTCGAGCCCGTTCTTCGACAATCCGGCCGCCATCTACAGCAACCGCGACCCGTCGTACGAGACGGTGGTCGACGTGAGCGGTGGCAACGCCAACACCAAGTACTTCATCTCGGGGAACTGGAAGAACGACGAAGGGATCGAGCTGAACACGGGCGCCGGCAAGCAGGGGCTCCGCGTGAACGTCGACCAGACCTTCGGCTCCACGGTGGACTTTCGCGTCTCCAGCGTCTTCAATCGCAACACCAACCAGCGTGGCTGGAACAACAACTGCAACAACTACGGGTGCCACGGCTACGCGCTGACCTACATCCCGAGCTTCATCAACCTCGCGGCGCGCAACCCGGACGGGACGTTCAACCCGGTGGGGATCGGTCCGGCGGGCAACTCGAACACGCTCTTCCTGTCCGAGATCGGGGTGAACGATGAGGAGACCAACCGCTTCACCGGCGGCGCCTCCTTTGGGTGGACGCCGAACATCGGTGGGGGCCAGACCCTCCGCTTGGTGGCGGGCGGCGGGATTGACGCCTTCGACCAGCGCAACAATGTGTGGTCGCCAAACGACCTCTTCCACGAGCGCGTGCAGGCGCTCCCCGGCGAGTCGGTGGAGAGCGGAGGTCGCAGCAAGTTCTTCAACTACAACCTGAACGCGATCCACACCGGCACCTTCTTCGGCCTGAACCTGACGACATCGGCTGGGTTCCAGTACGAGGACCGGCAGCTCAATACCTTCAGTATCCGAACGCAGAACCTCCTCCCCGGCCAGCGCAACGTGAACCAGGGGACGAACATCACCGCCACGGAGAACCTCACGCAGGAACGGACGATCGCGGCCTACGCCAGCGAAGAGGTCCGCCTCCTCAACGAGCGCTTGCTCGTCCGAGGTGGCGTGCGCGCCGAGCGCAGCAGTGTGATGGGTGACGTGGATCAGTACTACGTGTTCCCGAACGTCTCGAGCTCGTATCGGTTCGAAAACGTCTTCGGACCCGGCAGCGACGTGAAGCTCCGCGCTGCCTATGGGGAAACCGGCAACCAGCCGTTGTTCGGCCAGAAGTTCACCAACCTCCTGACCCCGCAGCTGGGTGGCCAGCAGGGGATCGCGGTGTCGACCCTGGCCGGCTTCCCGGGTGTTGAGCCCGAGCGGCTGAAGGAGATCGAGGGTGGCGCCGAGGGGTCGCTCTTCAATGAGCGCTTCACCTGGGAGCTCACCTATTTCAATCGCAACACGACCAACCTCCTCCTGAACCGCGTGCCGGAGCCGTCGTCTGGGTTCGCGACCCAGGTCTTCAATGGCGGCAAGATCCGCAACTGGGGCTACGAGGCCGGGATCGGCTTCACGCCGATCCAGACCGGCACGATGACCTGGGTCAGCCGCACGACCTTCACGCACTACGACAGCAAGGTCGAGGACCTCGCCGGTCTCCCGCCGTTCTTCCCGGCGGCGTCCGGCTTTGGTAACCTGGGCCGTACGCGCGTCGAGAAGGGGAAGCAGATCACCGCGATTGTCGGCTTTGACTTCGACGCGCAGGGGAACCGCGCCGCCGCGATCTCGCAGCTTGGCAACTCGGCGCCGGACTTCCGGATGGGCTTCTCCAACGACCTGTCGTGGAAGCGGTTTTCGCTCAACACGGTCGTCGACTGGCAGCAAGGGGGCAGCGTCATCAACCTCACCGAGTACCTCCAGGATGACGGCCGCACCTCTGAGGACTGGGGTTCACCGGCCTGGGCCAAGCGCTACGATGGCTATCTCAAGGGGGTCATCGCGCCCTACATCGAGGATGCATCGTTTGTGAAGGTGCGCGAGATCTCGGTGAACTATGACCTCCCGCAGTCCGTGTATGGGCGTCTCAATGGGGTGAAGAACGCGCGGATCGGCTTTGCGGCCCGTAATGCCTTCATGTTCGCCGGGTATCGCGGGCTGGACCCGGAGGTCGCCAACTTCGGCTCGGCGGCGATCCGTAACAACCTGGACATCACGCCGTACCCGCCGTCCCGCAATCTCCTTCTCAACATCTCGCTCGGCTTCTAG
- a CDS encoding amidase: MRSLSSLLLVLVPSLASAQRAAMVDVVHEASITTLQDGLRSGRWTAAQLVDTYLARIAAYDQRGPGLNAIIRLNPNARRDAARLDLERRRGAVRGPLHGIPVLLKDNYDTFDLPTSASSLALAGLQPPDDAFVVKRLRDAGAIILGKTNMHELAAGITSISSLGGQTRNPYDPMRCPGGSSGGTGAAIAASFAAVGWGSDTCGSIRIPSAFNNLVGLRPTQGLASRDGIVPLSHTQDVPGPLARSARDLAIALDVTFGYDPADATTRGAEGWSRTAFTDSLGAFPMRGTRVAVLTNYMTGDIEGDIRDTVRATTRAMQAAGAVIVDVRIADFDSITANTSVINFETDDDLRAYLGGTPGAPALTARGILDRGLFHDAMTGRIIAMDTTGNGDPSHYPRNLARQRVLRDRMIALMDSLRVDVIAYPTSRRRPVFVGDAQPGSTCLLSAVTGLPALSAPAGFTNDGLPVGIEFLGRPRADVRLVGLAFALEQLRSSRQAPSTTPALRGGRAPTPVTTTTAVRSNGALATTRFTWDATTNQLRYDVQVTGLATRDLQAVVVRRTGGTTTGAPVIHRMAGPGMLSASGSFPLSGQDRAALQRGALTVALFTSRGMQESPLRLR; encoded by the coding sequence ATGCGATCCCTCTCCTCCCTGCTGCTGGTGCTGGTGCCTTCCCTCGCCTCAGCGCAGCGAGCGGCCATGGTCGACGTCGTCCATGAAGCCTCCATCACCACCCTGCAGGACGGCCTGCGCTCGGGGCGCTGGACCGCCGCGCAGTTGGTGGACACCTATCTCGCGCGCATCGCGGCCTACGACCAGCGCGGCCCCGGACTGAATGCGATCATCCGGCTGAACCCCAACGCGCGTCGCGACGCCGCCCGGCTGGACCTCGAGCGACGACGGGGCGCCGTGCGTGGTCCCTTGCACGGCATTCCGGTCCTGCTGAAGGACAACTACGACACCTTCGACCTGCCAACGAGCGCGTCCTCCCTTGCCCTGGCGGGGCTCCAACCACCAGACGACGCCTTTGTCGTCAAGCGGCTGCGCGACGCCGGGGCGATCATCCTCGGCAAGACCAACATGCACGAGCTGGCCGCCGGGATCACCTCGATCAGCTCGTTAGGCGGCCAGACGCGCAATCCGTACGACCCCATGCGCTGTCCCGGGGGGTCGAGCGGCGGCACGGGGGCGGCGATCGCGGCCAGCTTCGCTGCCGTCGGCTGGGGATCGGACACCTGCGGCTCGATTCGCATCCCGTCGGCGTTCAACAACCTCGTCGGGCTGCGGCCGACGCAGGGGCTCGCCAGCCGGGATGGGATCGTCCCGCTCTCGCACACGCAGGATGTCCCCGGTCCCCTGGCACGTAGCGCCCGCGACCTCGCGATCGCGTTGGACGTGACCTTCGGGTACGATCCGGCGGATGCGACCACACGCGGGGCCGAGGGCTGGAGCCGCACGGCGTTCACCGACTCCCTCGGTGCCTTCCCGATGCGCGGCACACGCGTCGCCGTGCTCACCAACTACATGACCGGGGACATCGAGGGCGACATCCGCGACACGGTGCGCGCCACGACGCGCGCGATGCAAGCCGCCGGCGCCGTGATCGTGGACGTGCGTATTGCCGACTTTGACTCGATCACGGCCAACACGAGTGTGATCAACTTCGAGACCGACGATGACTTGCGGGCCTACCTGGGCGGCACCCCCGGTGCGCCGGCCCTCACGGCGCGCGGGATCCTCGATCGCGGGTTGTTCCACGACGCGATGACCGGTCGCATCATCGCGATGGACACGACCGGCAATGGCGACCCATCGCACTATCCGCGGAACCTCGCCCGACAGCGCGTGCTGCGCGACCGGATGATCGCGCTCATGGACTCGTTGCGCGTCGATGTCATCGCCTATCCCACGAGCCGGCGTCGCCCGGTGTTTGTGGGCGATGCCCAGCCCGGGAGCACCTGCCTGCTCAGTGCGGTGACCGGGTTGCCGGCGCTCAGCGCGCCGGCGGGATTTACCAACGACGGACTGCCGGTCGGGATCGAGTTTCTCGGGCGCCCTCGCGCGGATGTGCGGCTCGTCGGCCTGGCCTTCGCCCTGGAGCAGTTGCGGTCCAGCCGACAGGCCCCGTCGACGACCCCGGCGCTGCGCGGCGGCCGCGCCCCGACGCCGGTGACGACCACGACTGCCGTGCGATCGAACGGAGCGCTGGCTACGACGCGCTTTACCTGGGACGCGACAACAAACCAACTGCGGTACGATGTGCAGGTGACCGGACTGGCAACCCGTGACCTCCAGGCTGTGGTCGTTCGGCGCACGGGTGGCACAACGACCGGTGCACCGGTCATTCACCGGATGGCGGGCCCCGGGATGCTCTCGGCCTCTGGCTCGTTCCCGCTCTCGGGGCAGGATCGGGCCGCCCTCCAGCGCGGCGCCCTCACCGTCGCCCTCTTCACGTCACGCGGGATGCAGGAGTCGCCGCTGCGGTTGCGTTGA